The sequence below is a genomic window from Lolium perenne isolate Kyuss_39 chromosome 7, Kyuss_2.0, whole genome shotgun sequence.
GTCAACTTATCAATTAGTAGTTTCAAAGACCCGTGTCTAATTTAGCTCTTATTTTGTATAAAAGTTTGATCTTACCAATTGTGGAAGTTCTAGGCAAACTAAAGTATATATGAGAATGGGTACAACGAGTTATTAATCCTCTAACAAAGTTAATTTCTTAGTTCACCAATATAAGATGATGCAACGATTATATGGGCATAGGAGATGTATCTTTGATTCTTACCACTTCAGCGAATTGGAGTAAACTATAGAGTATGTATATGtataattgataatgcttgtgttgCTGACAATTTTTTTATTCTTTGCATAAATCTTCTCTGGTTGATTTTTTGATTTGATTTCGCACATATCGATATAATCTCTACCAGTTTACTCATGTTGTCCTCTCACATGTGTAACTACAAATGTTATGAATTTCAGCTATGTGAAGTGTTGTAGATTACTGTAGTTGGGTATAGATTTTGGGAAGTATTCTAACTATATCTTCTTCTGAAGATCGAAGATCCTTTGACATTTCTTGACTACTGGTCTGATGAAAAATCAGTGTTGAGGAGCACAATTCCTGGATGGTACAAAAGATATTTACAAAGTTTAACATTTTTTGCCTTTCACACATATTCATGCTTTTGAGATTCATTTGCACGTATGTACCTATCATAACATTTTTATATCTCTGAAATATGTTCAAGAttttatatgcagagttatttatttgCCATTGTATTATCTTGGGGTTCTTACTCTCGTCAATTATTAGGTGAAAGGAAAACATCTCACTTAGATGGGCTCCACGGAAGACTAGGCCGAGCTACTGCTGGAGCAGAGAAAATGATTAGGGGCTATTACTGGAGCACAGAAAATGGGTAGGTCGATGCACATCTATAAGAATATTTCTTCGAATAGGGATTTTTTTTTGCACCATACATAATCGATAATTTCAAAGAAACCGAAGATTTCCTAGCAATTTATGATATTTATGCATGACAGAAATGCATGCCACATAAGGATCATGTTCCTCTCTTTGTATATACCACCGGTAAAATGTTTATGAGGATAACATCATATACAAAAAGGAGGACCAACTTGTATATAGTGGTGGCCAGGTATCTCGAATATATTTGATATGGAAATATGCAGTTAAGTTTGATAATTTGTTGGAAGAATGTTATAGACTAACTATATGAAATTACATTCTCTATTTCTATACTCTACATGCACGGAAAAGTTTCTTGCTCGAGAACCGAAGTGGTATACGACATAATGGCGAATGCATTTACAGCGGAAGCAAAATTCTATGCACCTGGAAAGCCTCCGTGGAGTGATGGACTCGCTCTATGTGGAAGGACAAAGAGAAGCTGGTCTCGAGCAGTGGCACCAAAGCGAAGAAAGGCCACATGTAAGGTGGTGGAGAAGGATGGCGATGAATCTGTGGTTGCTCTTGCAGCGCCAGAAAGAGGATGCGGTTTGCGTTGTTAATAATTTAAAAGTACGACGGTCATTTAAGCAGTGGTCTATGCAATTTGCGCGGTTAACACTCCAAAGACTGAATTGTCCGAGATATTTGTGCAAATATAGATTGAGTTGTCTACATAACTAGATAGGAACCAACTCAATTGGTTGTGAGATTTAAAAAGTACATTACCAATATCTTTTTATTAATTTTATTTGTAGACAACACAACTTATTTGTGAGTGATTTTATTACATTATCTATATGCAAATTGTTTGTGGACGAATTTAGTCCATCATGGAGCTTTTTGTTCATGACGTAAATTCATGTGGCGGTCCACTTGCTCTTGTTGTTTGTAAAGGTAAGTATATATTAAATTGAATCTCTATATACTTTTTGAATTATAGTTTTCTTTTTATGAAATGTCTAACTTCATGATATTGGAGTACATAATGGATTTAGAGCAAGCTGGATCATGCAGCTTACCGTCGTACACATAGCTAGGCAATTATGGATTTCACTCTTAGacgatgaaatccataatagtcgAATTTAGCACATCATTATATTGGTGTTATGTATTTTTCCATGAATATTTTCTAACAAAAATATAGTTGCTTTTGAATATTTATTTTTGGTAGCAATACACGAACATTCAACTAGACCACGGGTTGGTACTTCAGAAAATCCATACAGGTGAATATCGTCTCTAAAAATGTTTTATTAACGTTTCTTTACTATTTAGCATAAGGATAAGGCATTCATCTAGACGAATATCTAGATGAATATCTGGTTATTTTATATTTACATTATTCTCTCATGGAATGGTAAAGAAGTGGTGAATCCAATATGCATGATGGGTATTCTGCGGTGAAAGTTTGCCACGTGAATTATATATGCTAAGGACAAGTATTGTTATGCAGGATGTTTACAGGATGAGGAAGATTTTTTGGTAGGCTTGCTCAAGTACCATGAATATAAAGCTGAAAAATATATCTCTAGCATCGTACAATAATATCTATGGAGCATCGAGGAGTAcacattttttaataaaaaatagTGTGTTGAGTGCTTATTTTTATATTTAAACGATGTCAAATATGTTAGTAATATTTTTTTTTTACTTCAAACGAGGTAGAATTTTATGGATTTTTAGAATATCGTGTGGCACTCTTTTTCATATATATAAGTTTTGGCATATATTATATTAACATACCATGAAGAAAAATAGGATCCGTAGCAATCCACGAGTATTCAACTAGTCCAAAAGTACAAAACAGCTGTTCCTCCGCTCCTCACAATCCGAGAGCGTGGTCGCGTGGAGACAACTCCCTCACGAAACCGtataaaaataaatgaaaaagtgGTACGTAATCATGGACGCATCGGCCCCACGTGAAGACCTAATCGCATCGAACCTTGACCCAGCACCCAGTGAAGCGTGGGGCCCACGTGCCAGCGAGTCGATGTCACGAGAGCGTGGTTTACCGACTCCCCCGGCGGCCAACCTGCAAGTTAAAGGCACGGGACCCACAGGGCAGCAAGAGAGATCCACGAACACCGGGTCTAGGCGGCGGCCCACTGCAGTCCGTCTCCTTCTCCCCCTCGCCAAATCGCCTCGGCCTCTAGCTAGTTATAAAACCCAcctcccctctcctctcctccctctTTTCCTGTATTTCTGCAAGATAAAACACACCTCCTTctcggcgaggcggcggcggcgtgagaAGAGCGTGttcctttctttctttctctctctccATGGAGGAGGACGACAGATCGGTCGCGGCCGCGGCCGCCAGGATACTGCTCACCCTCCGGACCAGGACGCTGACGGAGTGGCCGGACTGGATCCTTCCGCCCTCCAAGGAACTCGCTGCGCCTGCGGAGCGGGAGGCTGAGCTGCCGCCGTTGCCGGAGGGATGGCCGAAGCGGCCACGGGACCCGGTGCCTGTGTCTTTGCGCCCCAACGGGTGGTCACCGTCCTGGGTTGGCCTCTTGGCGCGGCTGTGGCAGCCAGTCCCCTCCAGATCCGGCGCATCTTCCAGCGAGGAGGAGAGGGCGTGGTTGCACCCCCGCGTCCGGCAGGCGCGGCGGAGGTCGGCGTCCGGATCCGCTCCTTCCCCGAGCGTCAAGGTGGGCGCGCGGAAGGAGGCCTTGATGGCGGCGTCGAGCCCGGAGACCCCCTTTGACTACGCCATCGCCGCTCGATCCGGGGCGTCGTCCAGCGGGGATGAAGGGGCCAAGCGCAAGGCGAGCAGATCCAGCGGCGACGAGGGGTGCAGCTCACCGGCGAAGCGCTCGCGGCGGGACGCCCACGCCCACGGCCAGGATGCGGCGACGGCCGTTCAAGTTGCGGTGAGTTCTATTACCTTGCCCATTCTTTGCAGTATAgctgattgctctgtttcttgtGTTGCCATAAAACGTTTCTAGATTCGCAATTGTGGAAAGCTTTCATCTTGGTTTTGCCGTAGGTTTCAGATGCGACCTTCAAGTTGCAGTTCTACGAGTATGGATAGAATCTAGAAGATGAAGTTCTTGTGTTCCATAGAAAAAAATAAACACTTCTTTCCGCAAATTGTCACGCGGCGTTTTACTGACTCCGGGTCGTTTTCGTGACCGGTTGGTTTTCGTGCGGTCCGCGGaaagcagagagagagagagagagagagagagagagaga
It includes:
- the LOC127300992 gene encoding uncharacterized protein isoform X2, translated to MEEDDRSVAAAAARILLTLRTRTLTEWPDWILPPSKELAAPAEREAELPPLPEGWPKRPRDPVPVSLRPNGWSPSWVGLLARLWQPVPSRSGASSSEEERAWLHPRVRQARRRSASGSAPSPSVKVGARKEALMAASSPETPFDYAIAARSGASSSGDEGAKRKASRSSGDEGCSSPAKRSRRDAHAHGQDAATAVQVAVPKIEDNSRDEKGHLLFDLNEDISIAW
- the LOC127300992 gene encoding uncharacterized protein isoform X1, whose protein sequence is MEEDDRSVAAAAARILLTLRTRTLTEWPDWILPPSKELAAPAEREAELPPLPEGWPKRPRDPVPVSLRPNGWSPSWVGLLARLWQPVPSRSGASSSEEERAWLHPRVRQARRRSASGSAPSPSVKVGARKEALMAASSPETPFDYAIAARSGASSSGDEGAKRKASRSSGDEGCSSPAKRSRRDAHAHGQDAATAVQVAQVPKIEDNSRDEKGHLLFDLNEDISIAW